GCCCGACGCCAAGTACCTGCTGGCGCTGGACGGCGTGCCGGAAACCCACGCCGCCACCTGCGCCTGTTCCGGCGTCACCGCCATCAGTGCGCTGAAGAAGGTGGGGAAATTGGCGGATGACGAAAGCCTGCTGCTGATCGGCGCCGGCGGTGTCGGCTTGGCGGCGCTGGGCATGGCTCGAAGCGTTACCGGCGGCCGCCTGATCGAGGCCGATGTCGACCCCGCCAAGCGGGACGCCGCCATGGCGGCCGGCGCCGATGCGGTGCTCGACAATAGCGACGCGGATGCCGTCAGCGCCGCCCAGGATCTGACCGGCGGCGGGTCCATCGCGGCCGTCGATTTCGTCGGCGCCCCGGCTACCAGCGGATTCGCCATTCAAGCCCTGGTCAAGGGCGGCACGCTGGTTTCGGTTGGACTCTACGGCGATGCGCTTCCGGTCTCGCTGGCGCTCTTGCCGCTGAAGATGCTGAGCATCAAAGGCAGCTACGTCGGCACCTTGGCGGAAATGAACGAGCTGATGGGGCTCGTGCGGGAGGGCAGGTTGACGCCGGTGCCGGTGACCGAACGGCCTTTGGCCCAGGCCCCCCAGACGCTGCAGGACCTCAAGGAGGGCAGGGTGCTGGGACGTCACGTACTGACCAACT
This genomic interval from Alphaproteobacteria bacterium contains the following:
- a CDS encoding alcohol dehydrogenase, producing MKAYQITQWGAPLEEREIPVPEPQGTEILIKVTACGVCHSDVHIGEGYFDLGGGNRLDMAERGLSLPFTMGHEVVGEVAALGPDAGGVALGERRIVFPWIGCGQCAVCRRGDELLCLAPRTVGVRVHGGFAEYCLVPDAKYLLALDGVPETHAATCACSGVTAISALKKVGKLADDESLLLIGAGGVGLAALGMARSVTGGRLIEADVDPAKRDAAMAAGADAVLDNSDADAVSAAQDLTGGGSIAAVDFVGAPATSGFAIQALVKGGTLVSVGLYGDALPVSLALLPLKMLSIKGSYVGTLAEMNELMGLVREGRLTPVPVTERPLAQAPQTLQDLKEGRVLGRHVLTN